Proteins encoded together in one Lathyrus oleraceus cultivar Zhongwan6 chromosome 5, CAAS_Psat_ZW6_1.0, whole genome shotgun sequence window:
- the LOC127082028 gene encoding uncharacterized protein LOC127082028: MNEKRNPKRQKSFEMPGTDFNDAQNLDDGILFPVEEIAQYPLPGYVSPTSISFSPDDSLISYLFSPDNTLNRNIFTYDVKTNKQELLFSPPDGGLDESNISPEEKLRRERLRERGLGVTRYEWVKTNSKKKAVMVPLPAGIYFHDISLSKAELKLPSIPASPTIDPHLSPDGSMLAYVRDFELHVMNLLSNESKQLTHGAMENGFIHGIAEYIAQEEMDRKTGYWWSLDSKYIAFTEVDYSEIPLFRIMHQGKSSAGPDAQEDHPYPFAGASNVKVRLGVVSVAGGSTTWMDLDCGGVKELDNEDEYLARVNWMHGNILTAQIINRHQTKIKIVKFDIRTGQRRDILVEENETWINIHDCFTPLDKGVTKFSGGFIWASEKSGFRHLYLHDANGTCLGPITQGEWMVEQIAGVNEATGLIYFTGTLDSPLESHLYCTKLFVDGTQPLQAPTRLTHGKGKHIVVLDHHMQTFVDIHDSLSCPPRVLLCSLEDGSIIIPLYEQPIPVPKFKKLQLEPPEIVEIETVNGTILYGALYKPDVSRFGPPPYKTMINVYGGPSVQLVSNSWQNTVDLRAQYLRNKGILVWKLDNRGTSRRGLKFEGYLKHKLGQIDADDQFCGADWLIKEGLAQSGHIGLYGWSYGGYLSAMTLSRYPDFFKCAIAGAPTTSWDGYDTFYTEKYMGLPSENKSGYTRGSVMNHVHKLKGSLLLVHGMIDENVHFRHTARLINALIAAGKIYELIIFPDERHMPRRYSDRVYMEERMWEFIDRNL; the protein is encoded by the exons ATGAATGAGAAGAGGAATCCGAAGCGTCAAAAATCTTTCGAAATGCCTGGAACCGACTTCAACGATGCGCAAAATCTCGACGATGGCATTCTTTTCCCTGTGGAAGAGATTGCGCAATACCCGTTGCCGGGATATGTTTCGCCAACTTCGATAAGTTTTAGTCCTGACGATAGTTTGATTTCTTATCTGTTTAGCCCGGATAATACTTTGAACAGAAATATTTTCACTTATGATGTGAAAACCAATAAACAAGAATTGCTATTCAGTCCCCCGGATGGGGGGCTTGATGAGAGTAATATTTCTCCGGAGGAAAAGTTGAGGAGGGAGAGGTTAAGGGAGAGGGGTTTAGGAGTAACCCGGTATGAGTGGGTGAAGACGAACTCGAAAAAGAAAGCAGTCATGGTGCCATTACCTGCCGGG ATTTATTTCCACGATATTTCCCTTTCGAAAGCAGAGCTCAAGCTTCCAAGTATACCAGCTTCACCCACTATTGATCCACATCTGTCTCCGGATGGATCTATGCTTGCCTATGTGAGAGACTTTGAGTTGCATGTTATGAATCTCTTGTCTAATGAATCAAAGCAATTGACCCATGGCGCGATGGAAAATGGTTTT ATTCATGGGATTGCGGAATATATAGCACAG GAGGAGATGGATAGAAAAACTGGATATTGGTGGTCACTGGACAGTAAATATATTGCATTTACTGAAGTTGATTATTCTGAAATACCGCTTTTTAGAATTATGCACCAAGGTAAGAGCTCAGCTGGCCCAGATGCACAGGAAGACCATCCTTATCCTTTTGCAGGAGCTTCAAATGTTAAAGTACGCCTGGGGGTTGTTTCAGTAGCTGGAGGCTCCACCACTTGGATGGATCTTGATTGCGGGGGAGTGAAAGAACTGGACAACGAGGATGAATATTTGGCAAGAGTTAATTGGATGCATGGAAACATTCTCACTGCTCAGATCATAAATAGACACCAGACTAAAATAAAGATCGTTAAGTTTGATATTAGAACAGGACAGAGGAGAGATATATTGGTAGAAGAAAACGAAACCTGGATCAACATTCATGACTGCTTTACACCTCTTGATAAAGGAGTTACCAAGTTTTCAGGTGGATTTATCTGGGCTAGTGAGAAATCAGGATTTAGACATCTCTATCTTCATGATGCAAATGGGACTTGTTTAGGACCCATCACTCAAGGTGAATGGATGGTTGAGCAAATCGCCGGTGTGAATGAGGCAACAGGTCTAATATATTTCACTGGGACCTTAGATAGTCCTCTTGAATCCCACTTATATTGTACTAAACTTTTTGTCGATGGAACTCAACCACTTCAGGCCCCTACCAGACTTACACATGGGAAGGGAAAGCACATTGTTGTACTTGATCATCATATGCAAACATTTGTTGATATCCACGACTCTCTTAGTTGTCCGCCTAGGGTATTACTTTGCTCGTTAGAGGATGGAAGCATAATCATCCCTTTGTATGAGCAGCCAATACCAGTTCCAAAATTCAAAAAGCTTCAACTTGAGCCTCCAGAGATTGTTGAAATAGAGACCGTCAATGGTACTATCTTGTATGGAGCTCTTTATAAGCCCGACGTTTCAAGATTTGGACCTCCACCTTACAAAACCATGATCAATGTTTACGGTGGCCCTAGTGTACAGCTTGTTTCTAACTCTTGGCAAAATACTGTTGACCTGAGAGCGCAATACTTGAGAAATAAAGGCATCTTAGTTTGGAAG TTAGACAATAGAGGAACTTCGAGACGGGGGTTGAAGTTCGAAGGCTATTTAAAGCACAAGCTTGGACAAATTGATGCCGATGATCAGTTTTGTGGAGCAGATTGGCTTATCAAAGAAGGGCTTGCACAATCTGGACACATTGGATTATATGGGTGGAGCTACGGTGGGTATCTGTCTGCTATGACACTGTCACGGTATCCCGACTTCTTCAAGTGTGCTATAGCCGGTGCACCAACTACATCGTGGGACGGATATGACACATTCTACACAGAGAAGTACATGGGATTGCCATCTGAAAATAAATCAGGGTATACAAGAGGTTCTGTGATGAACCATGTGCACAAGTTGAAAGGAAGCTTGTTACTTGTGCATGGCATGATTGATGAGAACGTACATTTTAGGCACACTGCAAGGCTTATCAATGCACTTATAGCAGCTGGAAAAATTTATGAACTGATCATATTCCCAGATGAGCGCCACATGCCTCGGCGATATAGCGACCGAGTTTATATGGAAGAGAGGATGTGGGAATTCATAGACAGGAACCTTTGA